In Halarcobacter mediterraneus, the following proteins share a genomic window:
- the purU gene encoding formyltetrahydrofolate deformylase has product MKEYILLIDTYDSTGLVYNVSKILFANHLNIEQNAEFVDKDTNKFFMRTVISGDVNCDLLLKELKEALPKESTIKLNQKSKKDIVILATKESHVLGDLLIRYIDGELDANIKAVIANHDYLKDLVEKFDIPFYCISAENMEREAHEDLIIEKIQEYNPELIVLAKYMRILTPKFVKAFPKKVLNIHHSFLPAFIGANPYKQAHHRGVKIIGATAHYVTDDLDEGPIIFQDVVNVDHTYSWQDMRRAGRNVEKVVLSNALQYLLEDRVFVYENKTVIL; this is encoded by the coding sequence ATGAAAGAATATATACTTTTAATTGATACTTACGATTCAACTGGGCTTGTTTACAATGTTTCTAAAATTCTTTTTGCAAACCATTTGAATATAGAACAAAATGCAGAGTTTGTTGATAAAGATACAAATAAATTTTTTATGAGAACAGTTATCTCAGGAGATGTAAATTGTGATTTACTTTTAAAAGAGCTAAAAGAAGCTTTACCAAAAGAATCTACAATAAAGTTAAATCAAAAATCGAAAAAAGATATAGTTATTTTAGCAACTAAAGAATCTCATGTTTTAGGGGACTTATTAATTAGATATATTGATGGTGAACTTGATGCAAATATTAAAGCTGTAATTGCAAATCATGACTATTTAAAAGATTTAGTTGAAAAATTTGATATTCCATTTTACTGTATCAGTGCAGAAAATATGGAAAGAGAAGCTCATGAAGATTTAATTATTGAAAAGATTCAAGAGTATAATCCTGAGTTAATCGTTTTAGCTAAATATATGAGAATATTAACTCCAAAATTTGTGAAAGCTTTTCCTAAAAAAGTATTAAATATTCATCACTCTTTTTTACCTGCTTTTATTGGAGCAAATCCATATAAACAAGCCCATCATAGAGGTGTGAAAATTATTGGAGCAACAGCTCATTATGTAACTGATGATTTAGATGAAGGTCCAATTATTTTTCAAGATGTTGTAAATGTTGACCATACTTATTCGTGGCAAGATATGCGAAGAGCAGGAAGAAATGTTGAAAAAGTTGTTTTATCAAATGCTTTACAATATTTATTAGAAGATAGAGTATTTGTATATGAAAATAAAACGGTAATTTTATAA
- a CDS encoding malic enzyme-like NAD(P)-binding protein, which produces MSVKVTREEALNYHKGPNPGKVAISTTTKLITQRDLSLAYSPGVAYPCEEIKKDPELAYDYTSKRNLVAVISNGTAVLGLGDIGALASKPVMEGKAVLFKKFAAVDSFDIEIDATDVDKFCEAVKAISPTFGGINLEDIKAPECFDIEKRLIEELNIPVMHDDQHGTAIITTAALMNASEMMNKKAEDMKVVVVGAGASAIACSTMYKEFGVKNLIMCDSKGVIHKGRTDLNKYKKAFMAETAMTVEEAFTDADMVLGLSRPGTFTKEHISLMSEEPIVFALANPTPELFPEEVKEVKPKAIVGTGRSDFPNQVNNVLGFPFIFRGALDVQTRKINMTMKMAAAKAIANLAKEPLSDDLKKEFGDLTFGREYIIPVPFDKRLFVEVSSAVANAAVQTGVARIKEFDLETYKNKLSKMI; this is translated from the coding sequence ATGAGTGTAAAAGTGACTAGGGAAGAAGCTTTAAATTATCATAAAGGACCCAATCCGGGTAAAGTTGCAATTTCTACAACTACAAAACTAATAACACAAAGAGATTTATCTTTAGCATATTCACCAGGTGTAGCATATCCTTGTGAAGAAATAAAAAAAGATCCAGAATTGGCATACGATTATACTTCAAAAAGAAATCTTGTTGCTGTTATTTCAAATGGTACAGCTGTACTTGGACTAGGTGATATTGGAGCACTTGCTTCTAAACCAGTAATGGAAGGTAAAGCTGTATTATTTAAAAAGTTTGCAGCAGTTGATTCTTTTGATATTGAAATAGATGCAACAGATGTAGATAAGTTTTGTGAGGCTGTTAAAGCTATTTCTCCTACTTTTGGAGGAATAAATTTAGAAGATATTAAAGCACCTGAATGTTTTGATATAGAAAAAAGACTTATTGAAGAATTAAATATTCCTGTGATGCATGATGACCAACATGGAACAGCAATAATTACTACTGCTGCATTAATGAATGCAAGTGAAATGATGAATAAAAAAGCAGAAGATATGAAAGTTGTAGTTGTGGGAGCAGGGGCTTCTGCTATTGCTTGTTCTACTATGTATAAAGAGTTTGGTGTAAAAAACTTAATTATGTGTGACTCTAAAGGAGTTATTCATAAAGGAAGAACTGATTTAAATAAATATAAAAAAGCATTTATGGCTGAAACTGCAATGACTGTTGAAGAGGCATTTACTGATGCTGATATGGTTTTAGGATTATCAAGACCTGGAACATTTACAAAAGAGCATATCTCACTTATGAGTGAAGAACCTATTGTTTTTGCCTTAGCAAATCCAACACCTGAATTGTTCCCCGAAGAAGTAAAGGAAGTTAAACCAAAAGCAATAGTTGGTACTGGAAGAAGTGATTTTCCTAATCAAGTAAACAATGTGCTAGGTTTTCCATTTATTTTTAGAGGTGCACTTGATGTACAAACTAGAAAAATAAATATGACTATGAAAATGGCAGCTGCTAAAGCAATTGCTAATTTAGCAAAAGAGCCATTAAGTGATGACCTTAAAAAAGAGTTTGGTGACTTAACTTTTGGAAGAGAGTATATTATTCCTGTTCCATTTGATAAAAGGCTTTTTGTAGAAGTTTCTAGTGCCGTTGCAAATGCTGCTGTACAAACAGGTGTTGCAAGAATAAAAGAATTTGATTTAGAAACTTACAAAAATAAACTATCTAAAATGATTTAA
- the pgeF gene encoding peptidoglycan editing factor PgeF → MKKIEYFFTNKNDGNLAYHVNDKKENVDENRRKLVRKYSIKLDNLIYMNQVHGNNVEVVNESSPRLIDNCDGLITSSKNLTLMVMVADCIPILMKDEKKGVIAAVHAGRNSTFLKIVQVTVKKMIEEFSCNPLDIEVIMGPSIQKCCYEVNEELKSVVKNSFSEEFINGNNIDLQGINKMLLNEQNVRNISISNTCTKCSGEAYFSFREDKTCGRFSGLITIK, encoded by the coding sequence ATGAAAAAAATAGAGTACTTTTTTACAAATAAAAATGATGGAAATTTAGCATATCATGTAAATGATAAAAAAGAGAATGTAGATGAAAATCGAAGAAAATTAGTTAGGAAATATTCAATAAAGTTAGATAATTTAATTTATATGAATCAAGTGCATGGAAATAATGTGGAAGTAGTAAATGAAAGTTCTCCAAGATTGATAGATAATTGTGATGGTTTAATTACTTCTTCTAAAAATTTAACTTTGATGGTTATGGTTGCTGATTGCATTCCAATTTTGATGAAAGATGAAAAAAAAGGTGTAATTGCAGCTGTTCATGCTGGGAGAAATTCTACTTTTTTAAAAATTGTTCAAGTTACAGTTAAAAAAATGATTGAAGAGTTTTCTTGTAATCCTCTTGATATAGAAGTAATAATGGGACCTTCTATTCAAAAGTGTTGTTATGAAGTAAATGAAGAATTGAAATCAGTAGTTAAAAATAGTTTTTCAGAAGAGTTTATAAATGGTAACAATATTGATTTACAAGGAATAAATAAAATGTTACTAAATGAACAAAATGTTAGAAATATAAGTATATCTAATACTTGTACAAAGTGTTCAGGTGAAGCATATTTCTCTTTTAGAGAAGATAAAACCTGTGGGAGGTTTAGTGGTTTAATTACCATAAAATAG
- a CDS encoding shikimate dehydrogenase, translated as MSKETFVIFGNPVEHSKSPQMQNAGLKELNFNGIYKKHLLENGNEIKNVFLENNYKGANITVPHKEFAYTNADEVRGIAKKIHAVNTYINENGKVIAYNTDAPGFLKAIESFGEVKNVLLLGAGGTAKAISLALQESNIKVTVLNRSAEKLEFFKNENIKCSTWDEFKPEEFDLIVNSTSAGLKDEYLPAPIEILEPILKNASFAFDCVYGKETPFLALARENNCKIKDGEDMLLYQGVLAFELFTNTKANKETIEAMRQGLKGE; from the coding sequence ATGAGTAAAGAAACATTTGTAATATTTGGTAACCCTGTTGAACATTCAAAGTCTCCACAAATGCAAAATGCAGGTTTAAAAGAATTGAATTTTAATGGAATATATAAAAAACATCTTTTAGAAAATGGAAATGAAATAAAAAATGTTTTTTTAGAAAATAATTACAAAGGTGCAAATATAACTGTTCCCCATAAAGAGTTTGCATATACAAATGCTGATGAAGTAAGAGGTATTGCAAAAAAAATTCATGCAGTAAATACTTATATAAATGAAAATGGAAAAGTTATAGCTTATAATACTGATGCTCCAGGATTTTTAAAAGCAATTGAAAGTTTTGGCGAAGTAAAAAATGTCCTACTTCTAGGAGCTGGAGGTACGGCAAAAGCTATTTCACTTGCTTTACAAGAATCAAATATAAAAGTCACAGTTTTAAATAGAAGTGCAGAAAAATTAGAATTTTTCAAAAATGAAAATATCAAATGCTCAACTTGGGATGAATTTAAACCTGAAGAGTTTGATTTAATAGTAAATTCAACAAGTGCAGGACTAAAAGATGAATATTTACCAGCTCCAATTGAAATTTTAGAACCTATTTTAAAAAATGCTTCTTTTGCTTTTGATTGTGTATATGGGAAAGAAACACCATTTTTAGCCTTGGCACGTGAAAATAATTGTAAAATAAAAGATGGGGAAGATATGCTTCTTTATCAAGGTGTTTTAGCATTTGAATTATTTACAAATACAAAGGCAAATAAAGAAACTATAGAAGCTATGAGACAAGGTTTAAAAGGAGAATAA
- a CDS encoding nitrous oxide reductase accessory protein NosL, with protein sequence MLKKVLVFSIFSCFFISSTLSANEISLNYDKKTKSLVRKMLVYKDPSWVCKITTKESKEYYFLSPKSMFEFYFNPSKWPITKVKDIENLKSIVVTDYSTLKPIKAKEAYFVYGSNKVSLAGDDLPAFKLYSHAQEFAKKNNGRRIFKFHEVKKGLIDLLNGDI encoded by the coding sequence ATGTTAAAAAAAGTTTTAGTTTTTAGTATCTTTAGTTGTTTTTTTATTAGTTCTACATTAAGTGCTAATGAGATTTCACTAAATTATGATAAAAAAACAAAAAGTTTAGTAAGAAAAATGTTGGTTTATAAAGATCCTTCTTGGGTCTGTAAAATTACTACGAAAGAATCTAAAGAGTACTATTTTTTAAGTCCTAAATCTATGTTTGAATTTTATTTTAATCCTAGTAAATGGCCTATAACTAAAGTGAAAGATATTGAAAATCTTAAGAGTATAGTTGTTACTGATTATTCTACTCTTAAACCAATAAAAGCAAAAGAAGCATATTTTGTTTATGGTAGTAATAAAGTATCTTTAGCTGGAGATGATTTACCTGCATTTAAGTTATACTCTCATGCACAGGAATTCGCTAAAAAAAATAATGGAAGAAGAATATTTAAATTTCATGAAGTAAAAAAAGGTTTAATTGATCTATTAAATGGAGATATTTAA
- a CDS encoding ABC transporter permease has product MKNLFLIAYLDLKESIRANWFIVYSLVFGGMIALFFVAGVTQSQVMGFSGLSRLLLMYIQVTIVILPIFILISTVRSISGDRDTHILEYMLSFPISLKQYYWGKILGRFVTVFLPVFFAMIVATIYGVFIGASVPWNIFLLYTGLLFSLSSSFLGIAFFISSFVKTSEIALGVSFFIWIFLLAFIDIALISLMLQNRLDENLIITIALLNPMEIFRVAAISLFDPSLTVMGPVAFYILDNINQKLFVLLSILYPMILGLVFALLGFSIFSKKDLV; this is encoded by the coding sequence ATGAAAAATTTATTTTTAATAGCATATCTTGATTTAAAAGAATCAATAAGAGCAAACTGGTTTATAGTTTATTCTTTAGTTTTTGGAGGAATGATAGCCTTATTTTTTGTGGCTGGAGTAACTCAGTCACAAGTTATGGGCTTTAGTGGTTTAAGTAGACTACTTTTAATGTATATACAAGTAACAATTGTAATATTACCAATTTTTATTCTTATATCAACTGTTCGTTCAATTTCAGGAGATAGAGATACCCATATTTTGGAATATATGCTTTCTTTTCCTATTTCCTTGAAACAATACTATTGGGGAAAAATTCTTGGTAGATTTGTTACTGTTTTTTTGCCTGTCTTTTTTGCAATGATAGTTGCAACTATTTATGGTGTATTTATTGGTGCTTCTGTTCCTTGGAATATTTTTTTATTATATACTGGATTGTTATTTTCACTTTCTTCTTCTTTTTTAGGAATTGCATTTTTTATTTCATCTTTTGTAAAAACAAGTGAAATTGCATTAGGAGTATCTTTTTTTATTTGGATATTTTTATTAGCTTTTATTGATATAGCTCTTATTTCCTTAATGTTACAAAATAGACTAGATGAAAATTTAATTATAACAATTGCACTTTTAAACCCAATGGAAATTTTCAGAGTTGCAGCTATTTCTTTATTTGATCCTTCTTTAACAGTAATGGGACCAGTTGCATTTTACATTTTAGATAATATTAATCAAAAACTATTTGTTTTACTTTCAATATTATATCCAATGATTCTAGGTTTAGTTTTTGCCCTTTTAGGGTTTTCAATTTTTTCAAAAAAAGATTTAGTATAA
- a CDS encoding nitrous oxide reductase accessory protein NosL, protein MKKIILNISTIFIIAMSFIACDDNSNNGEAHKMHWDRDMCERCKMVVSVRNHAVQVINPKDEEVYKFDDIGCTIMWFKENDITWKNEAKILITDVNTGKWIDVRTAYFDTSHKTPMGYGFSANKTKEAINDENSEIINFEEVEKRILKRNR, encoded by the coding sequence ATGAAAAAGATAATCTTAAATATTAGTACTATTTTTATAATAGCAATGAGTTTTATTGCTTGTGATGATAATAGTAATAACGGTGAAGCACATAAAATGCATTGGGATAGAGATATGTGTGAAAGATGTAAAATGGTAGTAAGTGTCAGAAATCATGCTGTACAAGTTATAAATCCAAAGGATGAAGAAGTGTATAAATTTGATGACATTGGTTGTACAATAATGTGGTTTAAAGAAAATGATATTACATGGAAAAATGAGGCCAAAATTTTGATTACTGATGTTAACACTGGTAAATGGATTGATGTAAGAACAGCATATTTTGATACTTCACATAAAACTCCTATGGGATATGGTTTCTCTGCAAATAAAACAAAAGAAGCAATAAATGATGAAAATTCAGAAATAATCAATTTTGAAGAAGTTGAAAAAAGAATTTTAAAAAGAAATAGGTAA
- a CDS encoding ATP-binding cassette domain-containing protein, with amino-acid sequence MIKVLNLTKKFASHKSLDNVNVDFNKDDYIALMGPNGAGKTTLIRTIMGYYHPTYGKVLIDGKNPIKKRTEVLSLVSFVPQLPPPIKLNLEELIKYIEVSSNVEKELIFYYANELKLDIKSNLKKSFFKLSGGMKQKMLIAISLAKKSSIIIYDEPTANLDPKARDDFYRLIKDNENGKVSIFVTHRLEEVKDIVNRQIYMDLGKIITDEKMKGLE; translated from the coding sequence ATGATAAAAGTATTAAATTTAACAAAAAAATTTGCTTCACATAAATCGCTTGATAATGTAAATGTAGATTTTAATAAAGATGATTATATCGCTTTGATGGGACCTAATGGAGCAGGGAAAACAACCTTGATTCGTACTATTATGGGATATTATCATCCTACTTATGGAAAAGTTTTAATAGATGGGAAAAACCCAATTAAAAAAAGAACAGAGGTTTTAAGTTTAGTCTCTTTTGTTCCTCAATTACCACCACCTATAAAACTTAACCTTGAAGAATTAATTAAGTATATAGAGGTAAGTTCAAATGTAGAAAAAGAATTGATTTTCTATTATGCAAATGAGTTAAAGTTAGATATAAAAAGTAATTTAAAAAAATCTTTTTTTAAACTAAGTGGAGGTATGAAGCAAAAAATGTTGATAGCAATTAGTCTAGCAAAAAAAAGCAGTATTATCATTTATGATGAACCTACAGCAAATCTTGACCCAAAAGCTAGAGATGATTTTTATCGATTAATTAAAGATAATGAAAATGGAAAAGTTTCAATATTTGTAACACATAGACTTGAAGAAGTAAAAGATATCGTAAATAGGCAAATCTATATGGATTTAGGAAAAATTATTACTGATGAAAAAATGAAAGGTTTAGAATGA
- a CDS encoding NapH/MauN family ferredoxin-type protein encodes MDKWNNRETIKNSTFFSTFFDKTREGKVYFSYRMKRWIVVISIHLLFFLSFAIDIQTLEGTLNGSRFLGFHLIDPFTTIQMFLATYHMPVNIIIGTTTIIVFYLLVGGRTYCSWVCPYGILSEVGEKIHNFLVNKKIIKERKFNHRIRHVFWIIFMILAITSGYLVFETFNIVGIMSRFITYGWSLAISWVLIVFLIEVFYSRRAWCTYICPIGTTYGYIGKVSALRVQWNDNCDHCMVCHDVCFENQVLELTKGKYDKERKEKGIKTQYITGADCTLCGRCIDVCHSDALKFDFRLKGLI; translated from the coding sequence ATGGATAAATGGAACAATAGAGAAACTATAAAAAACTCAACTTTCTTTTCTACTTTTTTTGATAAAACAAGAGAAGGAAAAGTATATTTTTCTTATAGAATGAAAAGATGGATAGTAGTTATTTCAATACATTTACTTTTTTTCTTATCATTTGCAATTGATATTCAGACCTTAGAAGGAACATTAAATGGATCTAGATTTTTAGGTTTTCATTTAATTGATCCTTTTACAACAATTCAAATGTTTTTGGCAACTTATCATATGCCAGTTAATATAATAATAGGTACTACTACTATAATAGTCTTCTATTTACTTGTTGGAGGAAGAACATATTGTTCTTGGGTCTGTCCATACGGTATTTTAAGTGAAGTTGGTGAAAAAATACATAACTTTTTAGTAAATAAAAAAATAATTAAAGAAAGAAAATTTAATCATAGAATAAGACATGTTTTTTGGATTATATTTATGATATTAGCAATTACAAGTGGATATTTGGTTTTTGAAACTTTTAATATAGTAGGAATAATGAGTAGATTTATTACTTATGGATGGAGTTTAGCTATCTCTTGGGTATTAATTGTTTTTCTTATAGAGGTTTTTTATTCAAGAAGAGCTTGGTGTACTTATATATGTCCAATTGGAACTACTTATGGATATATAGGAAAAGTTAGTGCCCTTAGAGTGCAATGGAATGATAATTGTGATCATTGTATGGTTTGCCATGATGTATGTTTTGAAAATCAAGTTTTAGAATTAACAAAAGGTAAATATGACAAAGAAAGAAAAGAAAAAGGAATAAAAACACAATATATCACAGGAGCTGACTGTACTCTTTGTGGAAGGTGCATTGATGTTTGTCATTCAGATGCTTTGAAATTTGATTTTAGATTAAAAGGTTTAATATAA
- a CDS encoding c-type cytochrome: MKNIIAVISTIVVFGLMILTFINGRAFQGGEAGRVIEDIKTIQQKTKIEPIKEKDIEGEKLKALRDKAGNTASFEVSNAYKSKCASCHGLDASGMQNGKKLMGSKLIGQSEESLYKSLVEFKNGRRENLIMKGLLMNLSDDDLKSFAKEIAQFKSRKKALDK; encoded by the coding sequence ATGAAAAATATAATTGCAGTAATTTCAACAATAGTTGTTTTTGGGTTAATGATATTAACTTTTATTAATGGAAGAGCCTTCCAAGGTGGTGAAGCAGGTCGAGTAATAGAAGATATTAAAACAATTCAGCAGAAAACAAAAATTGAACCAATAAAAGAAAAAGATATAGAAGGTGAAAAATTAAAAGCTTTAAGGGATAAAGCAGGTAATACAGCTTCATTTGAAGTAAGTAATGCCTATAAAAGTAAATGTGCATCTTGTCATGGGCTTGATGCTTCAGGAATGCAAAATGGTAAGAAATTAATGGGTTCTAAACTTATAGGACAATCGGAAGAAAGTTTATATAAAAGTTTAGTGGAGTTTAAAAATGGACGAAGAGAAAATCTTATTATGAAAGGTTTATTAATGAATCTTTCTGATGATGATTTGAAAAGTTTTGCTAAAGAAATAGCACAGTTTAAATCAAGAAAAAAAGCTTTAGATAAATAG
- a CDS encoding c-type cytochrome, which translates to MFKNLLGMLLISLFIVGCGDNKEDETIKTNEKIAEPLNIEVEENKNARELKVEEKIKVENKQNSYYLDYNVKSEYSQNSQPANKDASIRVKPRTSIDANMHIRSPYEKVKISLLVKKLSKDFITRCSACHNDYANGIIGPSLLDKDSDSIFNSIMKFKKDKSLNVLMTELVNNMNEKEIRKIADEIYEFNKKVRKLK; encoded by the coding sequence ATGTTTAAAAATTTATTAGGAATGTTATTAATATCACTTTTTATAGTAGGTTGTGGTGATAATAAAGAAGATGAGACAATAAAAACTAATGAAAAAATTGCTGAACCTTTGAACATTGAAGTGGAAGAAAATAAAAATGCAAGAGAGCTAAAAGTCGAAGAAAAAATAAAAGTTGAGAATAAACAAAACTCATATTATCTTGATTATAATGTAAAAAGTGAATACTCTCAAAATTCTCAACCAGCAAATAAAGATGCTTCAATTAGAGTAAAACCAAGAACTTCAATAGATGCAAATATGCATATACGAAGTCCTTATGAAAAAGTTAAAATTTCATTGTTAGTGAAGAAACTTAGTAAAGATTTTATTACTAGATGTTCAGCATGTCACAATGATTATGCAAATGGAATAATTGGACCTTCTCTTCTTGATAAAGATTCAGATTCAATATTTAATAGCATAATGAAATTTAAAAAAGATAAAAGTTTAAATGTCTTGATGACAGAACTTGTTAATAATATGAATGAAAAAGAAATAAGAAAAATAGCTGATGAAATATATGAGTTCAATAAAAAAGTTAGGAAATTAAAATGA
- a CDS encoding 4Fe-4S dicluster domain-containing protein — protein sequence MKEMKENRRKFIKFSTLGILGAVLGTGVVISPYALSAEMRLRPPGAVSEKEFLALCIKCGQCLQVCPYHSIKLSDMVKGHGVGTPYIDARERGCYACTAVPCVLACPSGALDHKVEKPSDIKMGIAVLEFPNKCLATTNTIVPKGHSKRVQDFINKQNNVTQLELDMLNKLNEFEGKQCTICADMCPIPNPLSAITMIREGNGKKPEIYEGCIGCGVCEELCPVNESAIVIKPRLSFEDYYKKGLDHV from the coding sequence ATGAAAGAAATGAAAGAAAATAGAAGAAAGTTTATTAAATTTTCAACCTTAGGTATATTAGGAGCAGTGCTTGGTACAGGTGTAGTTATTAGTCCTTATGCTTTAAGTGCTGAAATGAGATTGAGACCTCCTGGTGCAGTTTCTGAAAAAGAATTTTTAGCATTATGCATAAAGTGTGGTCAATGCTTGCAAGTGTGTCCTTATCATTCAATAAAATTATCTGATATGGTAAAAGGTCATGGTGTAGGAACACCATATATTGATGCAAGAGAAAGAGGATGTTATGCCTGTACAGCAGTTCCTTGTGTCCTTGCCTGTCCCAGTGGAGCTTTAGATCATAAAGTTGAAAAACCAAGTGATATAAAGATGGGAATTGCAGTTTTAGAATTTCCAAATAAATGTTTAGCAACTACTAATACAATTGTTCCAAAAGGTCATTCTAAAAGGGTTCAAGATTTTATAAACAAACAAAACAATGTTACCCAATTAGAATTAGATATGTTAAATAAATTAAATGAATTTGAAGGGAAACAATGCACTATTTGTGCAGATATGTGTCCTATTCCTAATCCATTAAGTGCTATTACTATGATAAGAGAAGGAAATGGCAAAAAACCTGAGATTTATGAAGGCTGTATTGGTTGTGGAGTCTGTGAAGAATTATGTCCAGTGAATGAGAGTGCAATTGTTATAAAACCAAGATTATCTTTTGAAGATTATTATAAAAAAGGTTTAGATCATGTTTAA
- a CDS encoding nitrous oxide reductase family maturation protein NosD: MLQRIITLYLILTVMSFANILQEAIDKAPEGSILRLSKGLYSGGITINKPLSIIGKEDGVIIDGEGKGTVVQVNSPYVTLKNLTIQGSGDRHERLDAGIKVNNSKQSEISDCIIKDSLFGIDLSMTNNSIISNNYITSKKLALGLRGDGLRLWYSNDNIIKKNKLIKSRDMVVWYSHGNEIVENYGEYNRYSLHFMYAGKNYVRNNTYKFNSVGIFFMYSKDTIATGNIIQSSLGATGMGIGLKDVSNFEIKDNTIIYCAQGIYIDRSPFEPDTNNWLENNKILYNSEAMHFHSLSENNIIKNNTILGNIEDIINDSRGSKTDKNIIEGNYWDNYEGFDDNKDNIGDTAHKVYQYADQLWVYNPDVKFFYGSPVISLLNFLAKLAPFSEPIFLMQDKKPKLKL; the protein is encoded by the coding sequence ATGTTACAAAGAATTATTACTTTATATTTAATTTTAACTGTTATGTCATTTGCTAATATTTTACAAGAAGCAATAGATAAAGCTCCAGAAGGATCAATACTTAGACTTTCAAAAGGTTTATATTCTGGTGGAATAACAATAAATAAACCATTGTCAATAATAGGTAAAGAAGATGGAGTAATAATTGATGGTGAAGGAAAAGGTACTGTTGTTCAAGTTAATAGTCCTTATGTTACATTAAAAAATTTGACTATTCAAGGTAGTGGAGATAGACATGAAAGACTTGATGCGGGAATTAAAGTAAATAACTCTAAACAATCTGAAATATCTGATTGTATTATCAAAGACTCTTTATTTGGTATTGATTTATCAATGACAAATAATTCTATCATATCAAATAATTATATTACTTCAAAAAAACTAGCTTTAGGATTAAGAGGTGATGGTCTTAGGTTATGGTATTCAAATGATAATATTATAAAAAAAAATAAATTGATTAAATCAAGAGATATGGTTGTATGGTATTCCCATGGAAATGAAATAGTTGAAAACTATGGAGAGTATAATAGATATTCATTACATTTTATGTATGCTGGGAAGAATTATGTTCGAAATAATACATATAAATTTAATTCAGTAGGTATTTTTTTTATGTATAGTAAAGATACCATAGCAACTGGAAATATAATACAAAGTTCTCTGGGTGCAACAGGCATGGGAATAGGATTAAAAGATGTTTCAAATTTTGAAATAAAAGATAATACTATAATTTATTGTGCACAAGGTATTTATATCGATAGATCACCTTTTGAACCTGACACAAATAACTGGTTAGAAAATAATAAGATTTTATATAATTCAGAAGCTATGCATTTTCATTCACTAAGTGAAAATAATATTATAAAAAATAACACAATATTAGGAAATATTGAAGATATAATCAATGATAGTAGAGGCTCAAAAACAGATAAAAATATAATAGAAGGTAATTATTGGGATAATTATGAAGGCTTCGATGATAACAAAGATAATATAGGAGATACTGCTCATAAGGTTTATCAGTATGCAGACCAACTTTGGGTCTATAATCCTGATGTTAAATTTTTTTATGGTTCTCCTGTAATCTCTTTACTTAATTTTCTTGCAAAATTAGCTCCATTTAGTGAACCAATATTTTTAATGCAAGATAAAAAACCAAAGTTGAAGTTGTAA